A portion of the Calliphora vicina chromosome 5, idCalVici1.1, whole genome shotgun sequence genome contains these proteins:
- the lambdaTry gene encoding trypsin delta, giving the protein MIKLLAVLAVLLVPGLMADIQSMVPFPDGRIVGGAPTNIRKYPHQISMRYNGRHRCGGSVYSTNVIVSAAHCVAGGVDASKLSIVAGSTNLSEVTWELPVSKYIIHENYKTSNNDNDVTILLLKGHFPINEFIQPIALAKSRPEAGAEVTVTGWGTLVEGGSIPEQLQEVHINYVENSVCKKSYPLQLTDRMLCAKVSGGGKDACQGDSGGPLIYNNELLGVVSWGIGCARKNFPGVYASVPQLYEWIEKTAKANTVEYAFL; this is encoded by the coding sequence ATGATAAAACTCTTGGCAGTTCTGGCGGTGCTTTTGGTGCCTGGTTTGATGGCTGATATTCAGTCTATGGTACCCTTTCCAGATGGCCGTATTGTCGGTGGTGCACCCACTAATATACGCAAGTATCCCCATCAAATTTCTATGCGCTACAACGGCAGACATCGTTGCGGTGGCAGTGTTTACAGCACCAATGTTATAGTTAGTGCCGCACATTGTGTAGCCGGTGGCGTGGATGCCAGCAAATTGAGTATTGTGGCTGGTTCTACAAATTTGAGTGAAGTTACTTGGGAATTGCCAGTTAGCAAGTACATTATCCatgaaaattacaaaacatCCAACAACGATAACGACGTTACTATTTTGTTATTGAAGGGACATTTCCCCATCAATGAGTTCATTCAACCCATTGCTTTGGCCAAGTCGCGTCCTGAAGCTGGTGCTGAAGTGACAGTTACCGGTTGGGGTACATTGGTCGAGGGTGGCAGTATTCCTGAACAATTGCAAGAAGTCCatattaattatgtggagaacaGTGTTTGCAAAAAATCGTATCCATTGCAGTTAACTGATCGTATGTTGTGCGCTAAAGTTAGCGGAGGTGGAAAGGATGCCTGCCAGGGAGATTCTGGTGGTCCTTTGATCTATAACAATGAATTATTAGGTGTGGTTTCTTGGGGCATTGGTTGTGCTCGTAAAAACTTCCCTGGTGTTTATGCTTCGGTGCCACAACTTTATGAGTGGATAGAAAAAACTGCTAAAGCGAATACTGTTGAATATGCCTTTTTATAA